Proteins co-encoded in one Vibrio fortis genomic window:
- a CDS encoding ABC transporter substrate-binding protein, protein MKKWLLVAALAATAATGVAQAKEWKTVRFGIEGAYPPFSWTEADGSLKGFDVDMANALCTEMQVKCKIVAQDWDGIIPSLLARKYDAIIAAMSITEERKKKIDFTGKYALIPNKFIAKKGAGLNFDDLSGQKIAVQRATTHDKYLTDNYGDTVDIVRYGSFDEAYLDLANGRVAAVLGDASALEEGVLNKAGGEAYEFVGPSLTDPKWFGEGFGIAVRKQDKDLTKKLDEAIISLREKGIYQDIAAKYFNYDVYGQ, encoded by the coding sequence ATGAAAAAGTGGTTACTGGTAGCAGCACTTGCTGCAACTGCTGCAACTGGCGTAGCTCAAGCAAAAGAGTGGAAAACAGTTCGTTTTGGTATTGAAGGTGCTTACCCTCCATTTAGCTGGACAGAGGCTGACGGCTCTCTAAAAGGCTTTGACGTGGATATGGCGAATGCACTTTGTACTGAGATGCAAGTGAAATGTAAGATTGTTGCGCAAGACTGGGATGGCATTATTCCTTCTCTACTTGCTCGTAAATATGATGCGATCATTGCGGCAATGTCTATCACTGAAGAGCGTAAGAAGAAGATTGACTTCACAGGTAAGTACGCTCTGATTCCAAACAAATTCATCGCGAAAAAAGGCGCTGGTCTAAACTTTGACGATCTAAGCGGTCAAAAAATCGCGGTACAGCGTGCAACAACGCACGACAAATACCTAACAGACAACTACGGTGACACTGTAGACATCGTTCGTTACGGTTCTTTCGACGAAGCTTACCTTGACCTAGCAAACGGTCGTGTTGCAGCGGTACTAGGTGATGCATCAGCACTTGAAGAAGGTGTTCTAAACAAAGCGGGCGGTGAAGCGTACGAGTTTGTTGGTCCATCTCTAACAGATCCAAAATGGTTCGGTGAAGGCTTTGGTATCGCAGTACGTAAGCAAGACAAAGACCTAACTAAGAAACTAGACGAAGCGATCATTTCGCTACGTGAAAAGGGTATCTACCAAGATATCGCGGCTAAATACTTCAACTACGACGTATACGGTCAGTAA
- a CDS encoding ABC transporter permease, which yields MFDLQGYEASILNGAVLTIQVALLSLFLAMVLGMLGALAKLAPYRWARAIATLYTTIIRGIPDLVLMMLIFFGGQILLNNSLYSINEWLNEWFTSSDPNHEWTSYLPDYIDVSPFVAGVLTIGFIFGAYMAETFRGAIMAVDSGEMEAAKAYGMSPVKAFHRILLPQMIRHALPGFGNNWLVLLKTTALVSIIGLEDMVRVSALAAGSTKMPFTFYMAVALIFLFFTSVSTGLLKLVERKFSIHAR from the coding sequence ATGTTTGATTTACAAGGGTATGAGGCTTCGATACTTAATGGAGCTGTACTCACAATTCAAGTTGCGTTGCTTTCGCTGTTTCTAGCTATGGTGCTAGGAATGTTAGGTGCATTAGCAAAACTAGCACCTTATCGATGGGCAAGAGCCATTGCCACACTTTACACCACCATTATCCGCGGTATTCCAGACCTCGTATTGATGATGTTGATCTTCTTTGGTGGACAGATCCTTTTAAACAACAGTTTGTATTCCATCAATGAGTGGCTCAATGAGTGGTTCACTTCAAGCGATCCAAATCATGAGTGGACCTCATACTTACCAGATTACATCGATGTGAGCCCGTTTGTAGCAGGTGTCCTCACTATCGGATTCATTTTCGGTGCTTACATGGCTGAAACGTTCCGTGGTGCGATCATGGCGGTTGATTCTGGCGAGATGGAAGCAGCAAAAGCTTACGGTATGAGCCCTGTAAAGGCATTTCACCGCATATTGCTGCCTCAGATGATTCGTCACGCATTACCGGGCTTTGGTAACAACTGGCTTGTACTGCTTAAAACAACTGCTTTGGTATCGATCATCGGCTTAGAAGATATGGTACGAGTCAGCGCGTTAGCGGCAGGCTCAACGAAGATGCCATTTACCTTCTACATGGCAGTCGCACTGATTTTCTTGTTCTTTACCAGTGTTTCAACAGGCTTGTTAAAGCTCGTTGAACGTAAATTTAGTATTCACGCGAGGTAA
- a CDS encoding DUF3360 family protein, with protein MSDVVNNANSEVEEKSYQELHRPASEFESRSDYLDHELQIMKPRRFGLNLPGRDFRFELEDLVPALAGTIGIIAMYSAVMMSWAEGLTQAWDHVNLGKDFAIEVARVEMLIPALLFCILASGFFNPKANLAGNHGPMIPLIGTIALAGAHPLALAILIGVFGLILSLLKGGSKLVNLTSEGTAGGLLIFLGLTGTMSQINSIQAWAVGLESDTVAAGSMGYIGLIVLAVTIGLYAFLAKVNKRWLAIPVCAFTGLAIALVLGAGFDIKFVTETGLPNLNPVYWWGSTEEGWMLGLPNMEHFIASLPFAILAVAMWSPDFLGHRIFQELNYPKKSEKVLMDVDDTMTMCSVRQMVGTAVGGGNITSSWGTYMIPAAIAKRPIPGGAILLGSLCIIVAILGFPMDVAVWPPVMRVALLVGVSLPLLEAGMQMVKDSKDSQAAGICIFGSAVVNPVLAWALTMLLDNNGLIGDKERPKRLSFVDKIVIPVGVLVICLVAMLAVGMLEGQYGIKAWL; from the coding sequence ATGTCAGACGTTGTCAACAATGCGAACTCTGAAGTAGAAGAAAAAAGCTATCAAGAGCTACACCGCCCTGCTTCTGAATTCGAAAGCCGCTCCGACTATCTAGATCACGAGCTGCAAATCATGAAGCCTCGTCGCTTCGGCCTTAACCTTCCTGGTCGTGACTTCCGTTTTGAACTTGAAGACCTTGTTCCAGCGCTTGCTGGTACTATCGGCATCATCGCGATGTACTCAGCGGTTATGATGTCTTGGGCTGAAGGTCTGACGCAAGCTTGGGACCACGTAAACCTAGGCAAAGACTTCGCCATTGAAGTGGCTCGTGTAGAAATGCTTATTCCTGCACTACTCTTCTGTATTCTTGCTTCTGGTTTCTTCAACCCGAAAGCAAACCTTGCCGGTAACCACGGCCCAATGATCCCACTTATCGGTACCATTGCTCTTGCAGGTGCTCACCCTCTGGCATTGGCAATCCTTATCGGTGTATTTGGTTTAATCCTAAGTCTACTGAAAGGCGGCTCTAAACTGGTAAACCTCACCTCTGAAGGTACGGCCGGTGGCTTGCTCATCTTCCTAGGTCTAACAGGTACCATGAGCCAAATTAACTCAATCCAAGCTTGGGCAGTTGGTCTTGAATCAGACACAGTTGCAGCAGGCAGCATGGGTTACATTGGTCTTATTGTACTTGCCGTTACCATCGGTCTTTACGCTTTCCTTGCTAAAGTGAACAAGCGTTGGCTAGCGATTCCTGTTTGTGCCTTTACTGGTCTAGCGATTGCTCTAGTTCTTGGTGCAGGCTTCGACATTAAATTCGTTACAGAAACAGGTCTTCCAAACCTAAACCCAGTTTACTGGTGGGGTTCTACTGAAGAAGGTTGGATGCTAGGTCTTCCAAACATGGAACACTTCATCGCGTCTCTACCATTTGCAATCCTTGCGGTAGCTATGTGGTCACCAGACTTCTTAGGTCACCGTATCTTCCAAGAACTGAACTACCCTAAAAAATCTGAAAAAGTACTAATGGACGTAGATGACACAATGACTATGTGTTCTGTTCGTCAAATGGTTGGTACAGCTGTAGGTGGCGGTAACATCACTTCATCTTGGGGTACTTACATGATTCCAGCAGCGATCGCTAAACGTCCTATCCCAGGCGGTGCAATCCTACTTGGCTCTCTATGTATCATCGTTGCGATTCTTGGTTTCCCAATGGATGTTGCAGTGTGGCCACCAGTGATGCGTGTTGCACTTCTAGTTGGTGTATCTCTTCCTCTACTTGAAGCAGGCATGCAAATGGTAAAAGACAGCAAAGATTCACAAGCGGCTGGTATCTGTATCTTCGGTTCAGCGGTTGTTAACCCAGTTCTTGCATGGGCTCTAACGATGCTTCTAGATAACAACGGTCTGATCGGTGACAAAGAGCGTCCTAAGCGTCTATCTTTTGTAGACAAGATTGTTATCCCTGTAGGCGTACTTGTTATCTGTCTTGTTGCAATGCTTGCAGTTGGTATGCTTGAAGGCCAATACGGCATTAAAGCTTGGCTGTAA
- a CDS encoding ABC transporter ATP-binding protein, whose amino-acid sequence MKDVPALDIKDLHKTFGQNEVLKGISLSAHKGDVVSIIGSSGSGKSTFLRCINLLETPTAGEIWVNGELIQMKNNRLGESIPANEKQVQRIRSRLAMVFQGFNLWSHLTVLENVIEAPVHVLGVPKAQAIENAEMLLKKVGLYERKDYYPGHLSGGQQQRAAIARALAVDPEVMLFDEPTSALDPELVGEVLGVMRDLAEEGRTMLVVTHEMAFARDVSNHVMFLHQGLVEEQGDPAKLFTNPESERLQQFISSIY is encoded by the coding sequence ATGAAAGATGTACCAGCGCTGGACATAAAGGACTTACACAAAACGTTTGGTCAAAATGAAGTTTTAAAAGGAATTTCGCTTTCTGCGCATAAGGGAGACGTGGTTTCAATCATCGGTTCCTCTGGCTCTGGCAAGAGTACCTTTCTTCGCTGTATCAACCTACTAGAAACACCAACTGCCGGCGAGATTTGGGTAAACGGCGAGCTTATCCAAATGAAAAATAACCGCCTTGGTGAATCAATTCCTGCTAATGAAAAACAAGTTCAGCGAATCCGTTCTCGTTTAGCGATGGTTTTTCAAGGCTTCAACCTATGGTCTCACCTAACGGTTCTTGAGAATGTGATTGAGGCGCCTGTCCACGTACTGGGTGTTCCTAAAGCGCAAGCGATTGAGAATGCAGAAATGCTGCTCAAGAAAGTGGGGCTTTACGAGCGTAAAGACTATTACCCTGGCCACCTTTCTGGTGGTCAACAACAGCGTGCCGCTATCGCGCGTGCATTGGCTGTTGACCCAGAAGTAATGTTATTTGACGAACCTACATCGGCACTTGACCCAGAGCTTGTGGGTGAAGTACTGGGTGTTATGCGCGATTTGGCCGAAGAAGGTCGAACCATGCTGGTGGTAACACACGAAATGGCGTTTGCGCGTGATGTTTCTAATCATGTGATGTTCCTACACCAAGGTCTAGTGGAAGAGCAGGGCGATCCAGCTAAACTCTTTACTAACCCTGAGTCAGAGCGTTTACAACAGTTCATCTCATCGATTTATTAA
- the pflB gene encoding formate C-acetyltransferase, whose translation MAEQFAKAWEGFAAGEWQNEVNVRDFIQKNYAPYEGDESFLVSEGTEATNKLWASVMEGIKQENATKAPVEFDTSVISTITSHDAGYIEKDLETIVGLQTEKPLKRAIIPNGGIRMVEGSCKAYGETLDPAVSKIYSEYRKTHNAGVFDIYTPDILKCRKSGVLTGLPDAYGRGRIIGDYRRVALYGIDFLMKDKQAQFASLQEQFESGENLAETMQLREEISEQHRALGQIKEMAAKYGFDISEPAQTAQEAIQWTYFGYLAAVKSQNGAAMSLGRTSTFLDIFIERDIAAGKITEVEAQEMIDHFVMKLRMVRFLRTPEYDELFSGDPIWATESMGGMGIDGRTLVTRTNFRFLNSLYTMGPSPEPNITVLWSEQLPDGFKRFCAKVSIDTSSIQYENDDLMRPDLESDDYAIACCVSPMIVGKQMQFFGARANLAKTMLYAINGGVDEKLKLQVGPVSDKITDEVLNYDDVMGRLDTFMDWLAKQYVTALNSIHYMHDKYSYEASLMALHDRDVRRTMACGIAGLSVAADSLSAIKFAKVKPIRDEDGIAIDFEIEGDYPKYGNNDSRVDDIACELVSTFMNKIRKLKTYRNSIPTQSVLTITSNVVYGKKTGNTPDGRRAGAPFAPGANPMHGRDEKGAVASLTSVGKLPFADAQDGISYTFSIVPNALGKDVEGQKANLAGLMDGYFHHEAGIEGGQHLNVNVLNRDTLEDAVKHPEKYPQLTIRVSGYAVRFNSLTAEQQADVIARTFTESL comes from the coding sequence ATGGCAGAGCAATTTGCTAAAGCTTGGGAAGGTTTTGCTGCAGGTGAGTGGCAAAACGAAGTAAACGTTCGTGATTTCATTCAAAAGAACTACGCGCCGTATGAAGGCGACGAATCTTTCCTAGTTTCTGAAGGTACTGAAGCAACAAACAAACTTTGGGCTTCGGTAATGGAAGGTATCAAGCAGGAAAACGCAACTAAAGCGCCTGTAGAATTCGATACTTCTGTTATCTCTACCATCACTTCTCACGATGCTGGTTACATTGAGAAAGACCTAGAAACAATCGTTGGTCTTCAAACTGAGAAGCCACTTAAGCGTGCTATCATCCCTAACGGCGGTATCCGCATGGTTGAGGGTTCTTGTAAAGCATACGGCGAGACTCTAGACCCAGCTGTTTCAAAAATCTACTCTGAATACCGTAAAACACACAACGCGGGTGTTTTCGATATCTACACGCCTGACATCCTAAAATGTCGTAAGTCTGGTGTTCTAACTGGTCTTCCAGATGCATACGGTCGTGGTCGTATCATCGGTGACTACCGTCGTGTAGCTCTATACGGTATCGACTTCCTAATGAAAGACAAGCAAGCTCAATTTGCTTCTCTTCAAGAGCAATTCGAAAGCGGTGAAAACCTAGCAGAAACAATGCAACTTCGCGAAGAGATCTCTGAGCAACACCGCGCTCTAGGTCAAATCAAAGAGATGGCTGCTAAATACGGCTTCGATATCTCGGAGCCAGCTCAAACTGCTCAAGAAGCTATCCAATGGACTTACTTCGGCTACCTAGCAGCTGTTAAGTCTCAAAACGGTGCTGCAATGTCTCTAGGTCGTACTTCGACTTTCCTAGACATCTTCATCGAGCGTGATATCGCTGCAGGTAAGATCACTGAAGTTGAAGCTCAAGAGATGATCGACCACTTCGTAATGAAGCTACGTATGGTTCGTTTCCTACGTACTCCTGAATACGATGAGCTATTCTCTGGTGACCCAATCTGGGCTACTGAGTCTATGGGTGGTATGGGTATCGACGGTCGTACACTAGTAACACGTACTAACTTCCGTTTCCTAAACTCTCTATACACAATGGGTCCTTCTCCAGAGCCAAACATCACTGTTCTTTGGTCTGAGCAACTACCTGACGGCTTCAAGCGTTTCTGTGCGAAGGTATCTATCGATACTTCTTCTATCCAGTACGAAAATGATGACCTAATGCGTCCTGACCTAGAGTCTGATGATTACGCTATCGCTTGTTGTGTATCTCCAATGATCGTTGGTAAGCAAATGCAGTTCTTCGGTGCTCGTGCTAACCTTGCGAAAACAATGCTTTACGCAATCAACGGCGGTGTAGATGAGAAGCTTAAACTTCAAGTAGGTCCTGTTTCTGACAAGATCACTGACGAAGTTCTTAACTACGATGACGTAATGGGCCGTCTAGACACATTCATGGACTGGCTAGCTAAGCAGTACGTGACTGCACTAAACAGCATCCACTACATGCACGACAAGTACAGCTACGAAGCGTCTCTAATGGCTCTTCATGACCGTGACGTTCGTCGTACTATGGCTTGTGGTATCGCTGGTCTATCTGTTGCGGCTGACTCTCTATCTGCAATTAAGTTTGCTAAAGTTAAGCCAATCCGTGACGAAGACGGTATTGCTATCGATTTCGAAATCGAAGGCGATTACCCTAAATACGGTAACAATGACTCTCGTGTAGATGATATCGCTTGTGAACTAGTTTCTACTTTCATGAACAAGATCCGTAAGCTTAAGACTTACCGTAACTCTATCCCTACACAGTCAGTTCTTACTATCACGTCTAACGTTGTATACGGTAAGAAGACAGGTAACACTCCAGACGGTCGTCGTGCTGGTGCTCCTTTCGCTCCTGGTGCTAACCCAATGCACGGTCGTGATGAGAAAGGTGCTGTAGCGTCACTAACGTCTGTAGGTAAACTACCGTTTGCTGATGCACAAGATGGTATCTCTTACACGTTCTCTATCGTACCTAACGCTCTTGGTAAAGACGTTGAAGGTCAGAAAGCGAACCTTGCAGGCCTAATGGATGGTTACTTCCACCACGAAGCTGGCATTGAAGGTGGCCAACACCTTAACGTGAACGTTCTTAACCGTGACACTCTAGAAGACGCAGTTAAGCACCCTGAGAAATACCCTCAGCTAACAATCCGTGTATCTGGTTACGCTGTTCGCTTCAACTCTCTAACTGCAGAGCAACAAGCTGACGTAATCGCACGTACATTTACTGAGTCTCTATAA
- a CDS encoding IS3 family transposase (programmed frameshift), with the protein MKSVTRRTQCDYSLAFKLDVVDQVERGELTYKQAQDKYGIQGCSTVLVWLRKHGRLDWSGGTPRFLKKGLPMSEFNSPPTPEQRIKELEKQLEDTKLRADFFEEVVKVMERDHGVRVVKKHRGGVVQEQNIAQLTVTRFCQIINISRQAYYKQCLIDDRGKQRDKALLSFVRETRIKQARIGTRKLKYMMEKTGMKVGRDYLFSLLKHHRLLVKVKRAYHRTTDSHHRFYCHPNKIKDGFKPERPEQLWVADITYLPTYEGNSYVSLITDAYSRKIVGYSVDDNMQTKAVKQAFIRALRERRNQDTLIHHSDRGSQYCSKEYQDLHSRHKVVCSMTDGYDCYQNALAERVNGILKMEYLLKKPNDVAQARKMVAESVEIYNQMRPHTALKYKTPDEVHRAF; encoded by the exons ATGAAATCAGTAACTAGACGAACTCAATGTGATTACTCCCTCGCTTTTAAATTGGATGTTGTTGACCAAGTCGAGCGAGGTGAACTGACTTATAAACAGGCACAAGACAAATACGGAATACAAGGTTGTTCTACAGTATTAGTGTGGCTCCGAAAGCACGGCCGACTCGATTGGTCTGGAGGCACACCTCGATTCCTGAAGAAAGGTTTACCTATGTCTGAATTCAATTCACCACCCACGCCAGAGCAACGTATCAAAGAGCTAGAAAAGCAACTTGAAGATACCAAACTGAGAGCCGACTTCTTTGAAGAAGTAGTAAAAGTTATGGAGCGAGACCATGGTGTCCGTGTTGTAAAAAAGCACAGAGGTG GCGTCGTCCAAGAGCAAAACATAGCTCAGCTCACGGTGACTAGATTTTGCCAAATCATCAACATCTCTAGGCAAGCGTACTACAAACAATGCCTTATTGACGATCGTGGTAAACAGCGTGACAAAGCTCTTCTGAGCTTTGTCCGTGAAACTCGCATCAAACAAGCTCGAATAGGAACGAGAAAGCTTAAATACATGATGGAAAAAACTGGAATGAAAGTAGGTCGGGACTATCTATTTTCTCTGCTTAAACATCATCGGCTGCTTGTGAAGGTTAAACGTGCTTACCATCGAACAACGGATAGCCATCATAGGTTTTACTGTCACCCAAATAAAATAAAGGATGGCTTTAAGCCCGAAAGACCGGAGCAGTTGTGGGTTGCTGATATTACTTACCTTCCGACCTATGAAGGAAACAGTTACGTCAGTCTTATCACTGATGCCTATTCCAGAAAGATCGTCGGATACAGTGTGGATGACAACATGCAGACGAAGGCTGTAAAACAAGCTTTTATAAGAGCTTTGAGAGAACGTCGAAATCAGGACACCCTAATCCATCACTCAGATAGAGGCTCACAGTACTGTTCAAAGGAGTACCAAGACCTACACTCTAGGCACAAGGTCGTGTGTTCCATGACGGATGGATATGACTGCTATCAAAATGCGTTGGCAGAAAGAGTAAATGGTATTTTGAAAATGGAATACTTGTTGAAGAAACCTAACGATGTTGCTCAGGCGAGAAAAATGGTCGCCGAGTCAGTAGAAATCTATAATCAAATGAGGCCACATACGGCCTTAAAATACAAAACGCCCGATGAAGTACATCGAGCGTTTTGA
- the pflA gene encoding pyruvate formate lyase 1-activating protein — protein sequence MSTTGRIHSFESCGTVDGPGIRFIVFLQGCLMRCMYCHNRDTWDTHDGKEVTVEEIINEAKSYRHFMKASGGGVTCSGGEAMLQPEFVRDFFLAAKAEGIHTCLDTNGYIRKHTEVVDEVLDAADLVMLDLKHMRDEIHQDFIGVSNKRTLDFARYLHKIGKTTWIRYVVVPGYTDNPEDARLLGEFIKDMDNIEKVELLPYHKLGAHKWEALGIEYPLDGVNPPSKETMDEIVSVLSEYHSNVKY from the coding sequence ATGTCTACAACTGGTCGCATTCACTCATTCGAATCTTGTGGTACCGTCGACGGCCCAGGAATCCGCTTTATTGTGTTTCTACAGGGCTGTTTAATGCGCTGTATGTATTGTCATAATCGTGATACATGGGACACGCATGACGGCAAAGAAGTTACCGTTGAGGAAATCATCAACGAAGCAAAATCGTACCGTCATTTTATGAAAGCCTCTGGTGGCGGCGTTACCTGTTCTGGCGGTGAAGCAATGCTGCAACCAGAATTTGTACGCGACTTTTTCCTAGCTGCAAAAGCGGAAGGGATCCATACTTGTCTCGACACGAATGGCTACATCCGTAAGCACACCGAAGTGGTGGATGAAGTTCTCGACGCTGCGGATTTGGTTATGCTCGACCTTAAGCATATGCGTGATGAGATTCACCAAGATTTCATTGGTGTTTCTAACAAGCGTACTCTCGACTTCGCTCGCTACCTACATAAAATTGGCAAGACGACTTGGATTCGCTATGTTGTCGTTCCAGGTTATACAGATAACCCTGAAGATGCGCGTCTACTAGGTGAGTTCATTAAAGATATGGATAACATCGAAAAAGTAGAGCTGCTTCCTTACCACAAGCTTGGCGCTCACAAATGGGAAGCTTTAGGTATTGAGTACCCTCTTGATGGCGTAAACCCACCAAGCAAAGAGACTATGGATGAGATCGTATCAGTATTGAGTGAGTACCACTCAAACGTTAAATACTAA
- a CDS encoding lipid A deacylase LpxR family protein, producing the protein MKLVRFLPLLLLSFSSVASERSTVTFALDNDGIFGVDQDYTNGLFLSYTSSGITPYSWAKPLSLSAWGASSLDKWEITVGHKMYTPSDIEVTEPLANDRPYAGFLHSEFNYISLHPQQAQRFNLTLGTTGESALSEQAQKLVHSITKSDEPNGWEFQVDDEFVGSVGYLSHFNLMRSRSVANTDFEISNVSEVNAGNFRSDISTGFMLRWGTDLGGNFGAATITSENPFRPGMIGASNRGWFTYAGIEGRYRFNDITIEGDRSGVEKYALENGENPAIYDVTLENIQATAVAGVAWYNQHVGAAFSLTMKTPDYEEAKESIYTTGGLTFFAFF; encoded by the coding sequence ATGAAGCTTGTCCGTTTTCTGCCGCTACTACTATTGTCTTTTTCGTCGGTCGCATCAGAGCGATCTACCGTCACTTTCGCTCTTGATAACGACGGTATTTTTGGCGTGGACCAAGACTATACGAACGGCTTGTTTTTGAGCTATACCTCATCTGGGATTACGCCTTATAGCTGGGCAAAGCCTCTCAGTCTTTCAGCTTGGGGAGCGAGCTCTCTTGATAAGTGGGAAATCACGGTCGGCCATAAGATGTACACCCCATCGGATATCGAGGTCACGGAACCTTTGGCCAATGATCGACCATACGCTGGTTTTCTTCATTCGGAATTCAATTACATCAGCCTTCACCCACAGCAGGCACAAAGATTCAACCTGACTTTGGGTACCACAGGTGAAAGTGCGCTCTCTGAACAAGCACAAAAACTTGTCCACTCAATCACAAAATCTGATGAACCTAATGGTTGGGAATTCCAAGTTGATGATGAGTTTGTCGGCAGTGTGGGTTACCTTAGCCATTTCAACCTAATGCGTTCTCGTTCTGTTGCAAACACCGATTTCGAGATATCTAACGTATCCGAGGTTAACGCCGGTAACTTTAGAAGTGATATTTCTACCGGTTTCATGCTTCGTTGGGGTACAGATTTAGGCGGTAACTTTGGTGCAGCAACCATTACTTCGGAAAACCCATTCCGCCCAGGTATGATTGGTGCGTCGAACCGAGGTTGGTTTACTTACGCAGGCATAGAAGGTCGTTACCGATTCAATGATATTACGATTGAGGGTGACCGCTCTGGTGTTGAAAAATACGCACTTGAAAATGGCGAAAACCCAGCGATTTATGATGTGACTTTAGAGAACATTCAAGCGACGGCAGTAGCCGGCGTTGCTTGGTACAATCAACATGTCGGTGCTGCCTTCTCATTAACTATGAAGACACCTGATTATGAAGAAGCGAAAGAGTCAATTTATACGACAGGTGGGCTAACATTTTTCGCATTCTTCTAG